The DNA sequence CAAGTTCTTGGTAACGCGCGGCGCCACGAGTGAATAGTGTTCCCGCGAAGTTGGTGTATTCACTGCTGACGTATCGGTCGGTGGCCACCAAAAAGATCCCGCCCAGCAACATCGCCATCATCGCGACCGGTACGATCACGCGTTGAAAGCGAAGGATTTTTCGCCAGTAGCACAGTAGTACAAGCGACGCAGCATAGACCAGTGGCATTCCGAGCATCTTGCGGCGTCCGGAAAGCAGCAAACACAGGCAACCAAAGATCGCGAGCAGAATCCAGAAGGGAGATTTGTGTTTCTGCTGATGAAGTGCAAGTGTCAGTGAGAACATCACGACTTGGGCCGCATGCAATCCCATGATGTCCGGACTTCGGTACCATCCGGCAATCAGTTGAACGATTTCGCCGTCGCTGTAGCGAATCCAATGCATGCCACGCATTCCGCCAAACCCTGGCCAGCCCAACTGACAGTATTCACCGATGACGCTTACCAGGGCGATACCGTTCACGATGCAATAAAACTGGAAAATCTTGCCAAGTTCTTTCGGTCGTAGTGAAATGAGGTAGCCGAGCACGATCCCTGCGAAGGGAGCTAGGTAAGATACCACACCAAGAATCATCATCTTGTACCCACCTGGATACATGACCAGCGAAAGTACACAGCCAGGGATGATCGCGATCAAAAGCAGCCGAAATGCATACATGATCTTCGAATGTTCTCGCATTGCCCGACTGATTTCTTGATGCGATTGAGACCAAGCAGCGGCAGTGATGATGGCCCACAGACCAAGGACGCTGACGGTGATGAGTACCGGTTCGTCGGGAGTTAACTTACGTACCGGGTCGCGTAAGAAATCGAGCGCAATTGCCCAGTAAATCGCGCGTCGCCAGTCGGTAAGCGCGACCAAACATGCGATCCCCAGACAACCTAGGTAGGCGATCGGTATCATTGTGGTGACCTAGTCGAGACGTGGTTTAATGTGGCGCGATCGGATCGCCGACGGTGGCGTTTGAGGTCTTGGCCAACCTTTTCTTCGATTCGGGAACCGCAGCGGGCATCGGCGGAATCACAAATCTGCAACGCGCCGCGTGTCAATGAATCAACCGAAACACGTTTTCCAGAGCTTGCTCGGACCGCTTGTCGGTAAGCCTTTTCAAGTCGTTTCGCAAATTGATCAAGACTGAAGCGTTGGCTCCATTGATGTCCGCGTTGAATCAACGACGAACGATACGTATCGTCTGTCAACACCCTGAACAGCGAGTTTGCCATCGCCGAATGATCACCCACTCGGCAAACGCAAGCCGCAGTCCCGACTACTTCGGATAGCGAACCTCCGTCGCTACAGACCACAGGGCATCCTGACGCCATGGCTTCGATGGGAGGCCAACCAAATCCTTCATATATACTCGGGAAGATGAATGCGGACGCACAGCGATACAATGATCGAACCTGTTCGTCGGTCGGATCGTTATGGAACCGGACACGGTGAGAGATACCGAGTGTCTTCGCTAGCGAGATTAGATCCGCAGACGCCGGTGGGCCAGCCATTACCAATCGGTGTGGGATCTGATGACCGATTCTGGCAAAGACCCGCAATACGCCGGCCCGATTCTTGTAAAACCCATTGTTGCCTAGATGAAACACGAACGGCGCGTCGTTGTGCGGGATGGGCGATGACTGCGTCTGGATGAAACTTTCTTCGATCGGTGGATAGATAACCGATTCTGATGTTGGAAGGCCAACCGATAGCGAGTGACAATCGTTACGCGTGCAGTCGCTGTCAAAAATGAGATGATCGGCGTCGGGCAACCCGGAGATCGCTCTATCGATGATCATTCGTGACAGCAGACGCGGACGTGGGACATCAAAACGTCCCAAGCTCTGAAGCTTAGGAATGATATCGTGAACGGTGGCGATGATAGTTCGCTTTGTAAACGCTTGGGTGATGTATCCATGGCTACCATCGATCAAATGAAATAGGTCGATCGAATGGTCGCATGCCAATTGTTTCGCACCACACCAGGCGTACCAATGGTGAATCGGCGTACGAAGTTTTCGCGGCGTGGAGCTCGTGTCTTTGGTGATACAGCATCGTGAGATCGAAAACTCATCGTGGTTCCGCAACGACGATTCGACTAAATCTGCGTAACGGCGCATGCTGCCTCTCGTTCCCGGCATCGCGGTTTCAACTAGGCAGACGCGGATCACTAATTCGTGCTCCCGTGGGACAGCGCCCATCGCGCCGCGGAAACGATGCCATCGGCGGCTGATGAGGGAGAGTAGTCGCCGATCAAAGTTTGTGCGGCCTGTCCCAACTGACGTAATCGCGATCGGTCCGATGCGGCTTCAAGTATCACACGAGTCAACATGGGCCAGTCGCCAAAGTCAAAAACAAATCCCGTTTCGTGGTCACGAACTAGATCACTTTGGCATCCCACTTGAGAACTAACGATGGCCGGCATACCGCATGCCATCGCTTCATTGACGACCAGCCCCCACGTTTCCCCATGATCGGACGGCAGCACTAAGCAATCAGATGCGATGTAACTTGCGACGATTTCCGATTGATTCAGAAAACCGGTGAACGTGACTGGAAGCCGATATCGCTCCACGATTTGTTCGCATTCACTTCGTAATTCACCGTCGCCGACCATCAACAAATAGATGGGCCGATCGGAGTGATTTGAAAGGTACGCCTCGCGAAACGAATGGAGCAGTTCGATGGGGTGCTTCTTCGCCTCAAACTTTCCACAAAACAGAAAACAAGTTGCTCCGGGTGGAACCCCCCAAGATCGCCTTAGTTCAGCTCGCT is a window from the Roseiconus lacunae genome containing:
- a CDS encoding glycosyltransferase family 4 protein — encoded protein: MKIAFVTSHPIQYQVPIFRHLAAREDMRFVAMFAMVPDASRQGVGFGIDFEWDIPLLEGYDYEVLQNVSKCPSVVNFSGCDTPRIAQTLLDQQIDAVVVNGWVVKSCLQTLRACRRNKLPCIVRGESNHLRPRPWWKRLAQRKLVRQFDAYLSIGNANREFYQSYGVTDQSLFDARYCVENERFFEASASLRGQRAELRRSWGVPPGATCFLFCGKFEAKKHPIELLHSFREAYLSNHSDRPIYLLMVGDGELRSECEQIVERYRLPVTFTGFLNQSEIVASYIASDCLVLPSDHGETWGLVVNEAMACGMPAIVSSQVGCQSDLVRDHETGFVFDFGDWPMLTRVILEAASDRSRLRQLGQAAQTLIGDYSPSSAADGIVSAARWALSHGSTN
- a CDS encoding glycosyltransferase family 4 protein, giving the protein MRRYADLVESSLRNHDEFSISRCCITKDTSSTPRKLRTPIHHWYAWCGAKQLACDHSIDLFHLIDGSHGYITQAFTKRTIIATVHDIIPKLQSLGRFDVPRPRLLSRMIIDRAISGLPDADHLIFDSDCTRNDCHSLSVGLPTSESVIYPPIEESFIQTQSSPIPHNDAPFVFHLGNNGFYKNRAGVLRVFARIGHQIPHRLVMAGPPASADLISLAKTLGISHRVRFHNDPTDEQVRSLYRCASAFIFPSIYEGFGWPPIEAMASGCPVVCSDGGSLSEVVGTAACVCRVGDHSAMANSLFRVLTDDTYRSSLIQRGHQWSQRFSLDQFAKRLEKAYRQAVRASSGKRVSVDSLTRGALQICDSADARCGSRIEEKVGQDLKRHRRRSDRATLNHVSTRSPQ